A single region of the Brachypodium distachyon strain Bd21 chromosome 3, Brachypodium_distachyon_v3.0, whole genome shotgun sequence genome encodes:
- the LOC100831658 gene encoding pumilio homolog 5 isoform X2, translating to MATQSAVRLIGGTGASSRSKDFGAYDSSLGMGNISGEGLGFVDNGSGVYGGWRESGPNRSGSAPPSMEGSLAALGNLIGQQSGNFDASLANIDNVTDSSKSEEQLRADPAYFDYYGSKVNLNPRLPPPLISRESRRFMNRVGKVKEWRVVSQDDSNKGSLFIPRSTLPTHREEPEEDRSPRLDSNSTDDAQMNLADFVPPSGLNSWTPVPVASGLRSTISNSLSPTSATNSSCSDNNTGRQTSPQEKRGIDMKPVNNAPGSGAVVTELDTLDSNMKNLKLSLDSHTPIASHVKQQWQDNLLLQYGSAPLIQGDHIQMTPNGTHLPHGPFVDNLSQTHLKLSNADMQQFLPQPGMTAPFYAPNSFGSPYYPNLHPASLLPGPFGTAGYALGGSALPPVMTSYSPQGSVATPLDSPITPTFSGRPSGFPSAGTEFVQPYKMYGQLGVAMQPPIPDPNFFHFFQHPSFPQYAGGNQFNTLGPRGSVFGNVADNFDPQKISPQAQYPSDQRVQLPRTGIPNSPTARRGATFPNYHSFPPYVGAPLTYPTSPVFPGISPSGSRNDSVRFQSPSRNMTASSGIQGQRDREKFDGPKACSFLEELKSNRARRVELSDITSRIVEYSADQHGSRFIQQKLENCTAEEKAAVFAEVLPHATSLMTDVFGNYVIQKFFEHGTPEQRRDLGTKLVGHVLPLSLQMYGCRVVQKALEVLELDQKIELVLELDGNIMRCVRDQNGNHVIQKCIECVPTEHIGFVVSSFQGQVASLSMHPYGCRVIQRVLEHCGGDSQGQCIIDEILQSACVLAQDQYGNYVTQHVLEKGKSHERAQIISKLAGQVVTMSQNKFASNVIEKCFQHGDFAERDLLIREIVQQTEGNDTLLAMMKDQYANYVVQKILETCNDQQRELLVSRVKGHLQALRKYTYGKHIASRVEQLCGEGGAESDS from the exons ATGGCTACACAGAGTGCTGTCCGGTTAATTGGGGGGACAGGGGCTAGTAGCCGGAGTAAGGATTTTGGCGCATATGACTCTTCACTGGGCATGGGCAATATTTCAGGAGAAGGGCTGGGGTTTGTGGATAATGGCAGTGGGGTTTATGGGGGCTGGAGGGAGTCTGGCCCAAATCGCAGTGGAAGCGCACCGCCTAGCATGGAAGGATCTCTGGCTGCTCTTGGTAATCTTATAGGCCAGCAGAGTGGGAACTTTGATGCCAGTTTAGCTAACATAGACAATGTGACAGACAGTTCTAAATCTGAGGAGCAGCTACGTGCTGATCCTGCATACTTTGACTATTATGGTTCCAAGGTGAACTTGAACCCGAggcttcctcctccactgATCTCGAGGGAGAGTCGTCGTTTCATGAACCGGGTTGGCAAGGTTAAAGAATGGAGAGTGGTTTCCCAAGATGACAGCAACAAAGGCTCCTTGTTTATACCTCGATCTACTCTACCTACTCACAGAGAAGAACCTGAGGAGGATAGGTCTCCAAGGTTGGATTCAAATTCCACGGATGATGCCCAGATGAATCTTGCAGATTTTGTGCCG CCATCAGGGTTAAATTCGTGGACCCCTGTACCTGTGGCCAGTGGACTAAGAAGTACAATTAGCAACAGTCTGTCACCTACATCAGCTACCAATTCATCATGTTCTGATAACAACACCGGTAGGCAAACTTCTCCGCAGGAAAAGCGGGGCATAGACATGAAGCCTGTAAATAATGCTCCTGGCAGTGGTGCAGTTGTTACTGAACTTGATACCTTGGACTCCAATATGAAGAATTTGAAGTTAAGTTTGGATAGCCATACCCCTATTGCGTCACATGTTAAGCAGCAGTGGCAGGATAATTTATTGCTGCAGTATGGCTCTGCACCTTTAATCCAAGGTGACCATATTCAAATGACTCCTAATGGAACACATCTTCCTCATGGTCCTTTTGTTGACAACTTGTCTCAAACTCATTTAAAATTATCCAATGCTGACATGCAGCAGTTTCTACCGCAACCTGGTATGACAGCACCCTTTTATGCACCAAATTCTTTTGGAAGCCCCTATTACCCAAATTTGCATCCAGCCAGTCTATTGCCAGGTCCGTTTGGGACTGCTGGATATGCCTTGGGTGGTTCAGCTTTGCCACCTGTTATGACAAGCTATTCTCCCCAGGGTTCTGTTGCAACACCTCTCGACAGCCCTATCACTCCAACCTTTAGTGGTAGGCCATCTGGTTTTCCCTCCGCAGGGACAGAATTTGTTCAGCCATATAAAATGTACGGGCAACTTGGAGTTGCCATGCAGCCACCGATTCCCGACCCAaacttttttcatttctttcagCATCCCTCTTTTCCACAGTATGCCGGTGGAAATCAGTTCAATACATTGGGTCCAAGGGGTAGTGTTTTTGGAAATGTCGCTGATAATTTTGATCCACAAAAGATATCTCCTCAAGCTCAATATCCATCTGATCAGAGGGTTCAACTTCCAAGAACCGGAATTCCCAATTCTCCTACAGCCAGAAGAGGAGCGACTTTTCCAAATTATCACAGCTTTCCACCCTATGTTGGGGCACCATTGACTTATCCAACAAGCCCGGTGTTTCCAGGGATTTCCCCCTCTGGTAGTAGAAATGATTCTGTGAGGTTTCAATCCCCTTCAAGAAATATGACTGCTAGTTCTGGAATTCAAGGGCAGCGAGACAGAGAGAAATTTGATGGCCCAAAGGCATGCTCGTTCCTGGAAGAACTGAAGTCCAACAGGGCACGTAGGGTTGAGCTATCTGATATTACAAGTCGTATAGTGGAATACAG CGCTGACCAACATGGTAGCCGATTCATCCAGCAGAAGTTGGAGAACTGTACTGCGGAAGAGAAGGCAGCGGTGTTTGCAGAAGTTCTTCCTCATGCTACATCATTAATGACCGATGTGTTTGGCAATTATGTGATACAAAAG TTTTTTGAACATGGAACTCCTGAGCAAAGGAGGGATCTTGGCACTAAGCTTGTCGGTCATGTTCTACCTTTGAGCCTTCAGATGTATGGATGCCGAGTAGTTCAAAAG GCTCTTGAAGTATTGGAACTTGACCAGAAAATAGAATTAGTCCTTGAGCTTGATGGCAATATTATGCGATGTGTTCGTGATCAAAATGGGAATCATGTTATACAGAAGTGCATTGAATGTGTCCCCACAGAACATATTGGTTTTGTAGTATCTTCTTTCCAGGGACAAGTTGCTAGCCTTTCAATGCACCCATATGGTTGCCGTGTTATTCAG AGAGTTTTGGAACATTGCGGTGGTGATTCACAAGGGCAGTGCATAATAGATGAAATATTGCAGTCTGCTTGCGTCCTTGCACAAGATCAGTATGGCAACTATGTTACACAG CATGTTTTGGAGAAGGGAAAAAGTCATGAAAGGGCCCAAATTATCAGTAAATTGGCTGGGCAAGTTGTCACCATGAGCCAAAATAAATTTGCATCGAATGTGATAGAGAAGTGTTTTCAACATGGGGATTTTGCGGAACGGGATCTTCTCATCAGGGAGATAGTGCAGCAGACTGAGGGAAATGATACCTTGCTG GCAATGATGAAGGATCAGTATGCTAATTATGTGGTTCAGAAGATACTTGAAACATGCAACGATCAACAGCGGGAACTTCTGGTCAGCCGTGTCAAGGGTCATCTGCAAGCATTGAGGAAGTACACTTATGGCAAACACATCGCGAGCCGTGTCGAGCAGCTTTGTGGTGAAG GAGGTGCGGAGTCCGACTCTTAG
- the LOC100831658 gene encoding pumilio homolog 5 isoform X1 yields MATQSAVRLIGGTGASSRSKDFGAYDSSLGMGNISGEGLGFVDNGSGVYGGWRESGPNRSGSAPPSMEGSLAALGNLIGQQSGNFDASLANIDNVTDSSKSEEQLRADPAYFDYYGSKVNLNPRLPPPLISRESRRFMNRVGKVKEWRVVSQDDSNKGSLFIPRSTLPTHREEPEEDRSPRLDSNSTDDAQMNLADFVPESFQQNISSLYDNSSSQPSSSNIGDAVAVHSNKNSPKNFSHDVKPSGLNSWTPVPVASGLRSTISNSLSPTSATNSSCSDNNTGRQTSPQEKRGIDMKPVNNAPGSGAVVTELDTLDSNMKNLKLSLDSHTPIASHVKQQWQDNLLLQYGSAPLIQGDHIQMTPNGTHLPHGPFVDNLSQTHLKLSNADMQQFLPQPGMTAPFYAPNSFGSPYYPNLHPASLLPGPFGTAGYALGGSALPPVMTSYSPQGSVATPLDSPITPTFSGRPSGFPSAGTEFVQPYKMYGQLGVAMQPPIPDPNFFHFFQHPSFPQYAGGNQFNTLGPRGSVFGNVADNFDPQKISPQAQYPSDQRVQLPRTGIPNSPTARRGATFPNYHSFPPYVGAPLTYPTSPVFPGISPSGSRNDSVRFQSPSRNMTASSGIQGQRDREKFDGPKACSFLEELKSNRARRVELSDITSRIVEYSADQHGSRFIQQKLENCTAEEKAAVFAEVLPHATSLMTDVFGNYVIQKFFEHGTPEQRRDLGTKLVGHVLPLSLQMYGCRVVQKALEVLELDQKIELVLELDGNIMRCVRDQNGNHVIQKCIECVPTEHIGFVVSSFQGQVASLSMHPYGCRVIQRVLEHCGGDSQGQCIIDEILQSACVLAQDQYGNYVTQHVLEKGKSHERAQIISKLAGQVVTMSQNKFASNVIEKCFQHGDFAERDLLIREIVQQTEGNDTLLAMMKDQYANYVVQKILETCNDQQRELLVSRVKGHLQALRKYTYGKHIASRVEQLCGEGGAESDS; encoded by the exons ATGGCTACACAGAGTGCTGTCCGGTTAATTGGGGGGACAGGGGCTAGTAGCCGGAGTAAGGATTTTGGCGCATATGACTCTTCACTGGGCATGGGCAATATTTCAGGAGAAGGGCTGGGGTTTGTGGATAATGGCAGTGGGGTTTATGGGGGCTGGAGGGAGTCTGGCCCAAATCGCAGTGGAAGCGCACCGCCTAGCATGGAAGGATCTCTGGCTGCTCTTGGTAATCTTATAGGCCAGCAGAGTGGGAACTTTGATGCCAGTTTAGCTAACATAGACAATGTGACAGACAGTTCTAAATCTGAGGAGCAGCTACGTGCTGATCCTGCATACTTTGACTATTATGGTTCCAAGGTGAACTTGAACCCGAggcttcctcctccactgATCTCGAGGGAGAGTCGTCGTTTCATGAACCGGGTTGGCAAGGTTAAAGAATGGAGAGTGGTTTCCCAAGATGACAGCAACAAAGGCTCCTTGTTTATACCTCGATCTACTCTACCTACTCACAGAGAAGAACCTGAGGAGGATAGGTCTCCAAGGTTGGATTCAAATTCCACGGATGATGCCCAGATGAATCTTGCAGATTTTGTGCCG GAGAGCTTTCAGCAGAACATCAGTTCTTTGTATGATAACTCTTCTTCGCAGCCATCAAGTAGCAATATTGGTGATGCTGTAGCTGTCCATTCTAACAAAAACTCACCAAAGAATTTCTCACATGATGTCAAGCCATCAGGGTTAAATTCGTGGACCCCTGTACCTGTGGCCAGTGGACTAAGAAGTACAATTAGCAACAGTCTGTCACCTACATCAGCTACCAATTCATCATGTTCTGATAACAACACCGGTAGGCAAACTTCTCCGCAGGAAAAGCGGGGCATAGACATGAAGCCTGTAAATAATGCTCCTGGCAGTGGTGCAGTTGTTACTGAACTTGATACCTTGGACTCCAATATGAAGAATTTGAAGTTAAGTTTGGATAGCCATACCCCTATTGCGTCACATGTTAAGCAGCAGTGGCAGGATAATTTATTGCTGCAGTATGGCTCTGCACCTTTAATCCAAGGTGACCATATTCAAATGACTCCTAATGGAACACATCTTCCTCATGGTCCTTTTGTTGACAACTTGTCTCAAACTCATTTAAAATTATCCAATGCTGACATGCAGCAGTTTCTACCGCAACCTGGTATGACAGCACCCTTTTATGCACCAAATTCTTTTGGAAGCCCCTATTACCCAAATTTGCATCCAGCCAGTCTATTGCCAGGTCCGTTTGGGACTGCTGGATATGCCTTGGGTGGTTCAGCTTTGCCACCTGTTATGACAAGCTATTCTCCCCAGGGTTCTGTTGCAACACCTCTCGACAGCCCTATCACTCCAACCTTTAGTGGTAGGCCATCTGGTTTTCCCTCCGCAGGGACAGAATTTGTTCAGCCATATAAAATGTACGGGCAACTTGGAGTTGCCATGCAGCCACCGATTCCCGACCCAaacttttttcatttctttcagCATCCCTCTTTTCCACAGTATGCCGGTGGAAATCAGTTCAATACATTGGGTCCAAGGGGTAGTGTTTTTGGAAATGTCGCTGATAATTTTGATCCACAAAAGATATCTCCTCAAGCTCAATATCCATCTGATCAGAGGGTTCAACTTCCAAGAACCGGAATTCCCAATTCTCCTACAGCCAGAAGAGGAGCGACTTTTCCAAATTATCACAGCTTTCCACCCTATGTTGGGGCACCATTGACTTATCCAACAAGCCCGGTGTTTCCAGGGATTTCCCCCTCTGGTAGTAGAAATGATTCTGTGAGGTTTCAATCCCCTTCAAGAAATATGACTGCTAGTTCTGGAATTCAAGGGCAGCGAGACAGAGAGAAATTTGATGGCCCAAAGGCATGCTCGTTCCTGGAAGAACTGAAGTCCAACAGGGCACGTAGGGTTGAGCTATCTGATATTACAAGTCGTATAGTGGAATACAG CGCTGACCAACATGGTAGCCGATTCATCCAGCAGAAGTTGGAGAACTGTACTGCGGAAGAGAAGGCAGCGGTGTTTGCAGAAGTTCTTCCTCATGCTACATCATTAATGACCGATGTGTTTGGCAATTATGTGATACAAAAG TTTTTTGAACATGGAACTCCTGAGCAAAGGAGGGATCTTGGCACTAAGCTTGTCGGTCATGTTCTACCTTTGAGCCTTCAGATGTATGGATGCCGAGTAGTTCAAAAG GCTCTTGAAGTATTGGAACTTGACCAGAAAATAGAATTAGTCCTTGAGCTTGATGGCAATATTATGCGATGTGTTCGTGATCAAAATGGGAATCATGTTATACAGAAGTGCATTGAATGTGTCCCCACAGAACATATTGGTTTTGTAGTATCTTCTTTCCAGGGACAAGTTGCTAGCCTTTCAATGCACCCATATGGTTGCCGTGTTATTCAG AGAGTTTTGGAACATTGCGGTGGTGATTCACAAGGGCAGTGCATAATAGATGAAATATTGCAGTCTGCTTGCGTCCTTGCACAAGATCAGTATGGCAACTATGTTACACAG CATGTTTTGGAGAAGGGAAAAAGTCATGAAAGGGCCCAAATTATCAGTAAATTGGCTGGGCAAGTTGTCACCATGAGCCAAAATAAATTTGCATCGAATGTGATAGAGAAGTGTTTTCAACATGGGGATTTTGCGGAACGGGATCTTCTCATCAGGGAGATAGTGCAGCAGACTGAGGGAAATGATACCTTGCTG GCAATGATGAAGGATCAGTATGCTAATTATGTGGTTCAGAAGATACTTGAAACATGCAACGATCAACAGCGGGAACTTCTGGTCAGCCGTGTCAAGGGTCATCTGCAAGCATTGAGGAAGTACACTTATGGCAAACACATCGCGAGCCGTGTCGAGCAGCTTTGTGGTGAAG GAGGTGCGGAGTCCGACTCTTAG